From a region of the Gemmatimonadota bacterium genome:
- the lgt gene encoding prolipoprotein diacylglyceryl transferase — protein sequence MYPILFEIGPLSVRTYGLLLAVSFLVGIILALRRARARGLNQNKMINMSLLIMLAGIVGARIMYVIPHWNEFSANPLDIISPFQSSGSIGLTGLTMYGGFIAAILVSILYLRMNGLSVWKACDAFAPSIALGIGISRVGCFMNGCCFGLPTESALGVVFPAFSAAGSFYPDVHLHPAQLYNAVLGFGLFGLLLWLDRKPRFDGFIFAVLLISEPVTRFFVDLFRYYESSMTLGSLGGLVLSVNQGISIVLVGMGLLLLGWLRNRAGQRSGRNRPRRG from the coding sequence ATGTATCCCATACTTTTTGAAATCGGTCCATTGAGTGTACGAACCTACGGTCTATTGCTGGCCGTTTCCTTCCTGGTGGGGATTATCCTGGCGCTGAGACGGGCCAGGGCACGTGGCCTGAACCAGAACAAGATGATCAACATGAGCCTGCTCATCATGCTAGCCGGCATTGTCGGAGCAAGGATCATGTACGTCATACCCCACTGGAACGAGTTCAGCGCGAACCCCCTGGATATTATAAGTCCCTTTCAAAGCTCCGGCTCGATAGGGCTGACCGGGCTGACCATGTACGGCGGGTTCATAGCGGCCATCCTGGTATCCATACTGTACCTCCGCATGAACGGGTTGTCCGTCTGGAAGGCCTGCGACGCCTTTGCGCCGAGTATCGCCCTCGGAATCGGGATCAGCCGCGTCGGCTGCTTCATGAACGGCTGCTGTTTCGGTCTGCCCACCGAGTCCGCCCTGGGCGTCGTCTTTCCGGCGTTCAGTGCTGCGGGCTCATTCTATCCGGACGTCCACCTGCATCCCGCCCAGCTCTACAACGCGGTGCTGGGGTTCGGACTTTTCGGCCTGCTGCTCTGGCTGGACCGCAAGCCGCGATTCGACGGGTTCATCTTCGCCGTACTGCTGATCAGCGAACCCGTCACCAGGTTTTTCGTCGACCTGTTCAGGTATTATGAATCCAGCATGACGCTGGGCAGCCTGGGTGGCCTGGTCCTGTCCGTCAACCAGGGGATCAGTATCGTGTTGGTCGGTATGGGAC